From a region of the Gossypium raimondii isolate GPD5lz chromosome 10, ASM2569854v1, whole genome shotgun sequence genome:
- the LOC105777173 gene encoding aspartyl protease AED3 has translation MKTHFFPLVFLLIFSLAQGLNPKCDIQDHGSNLQVFHVYSPCSPFKPSKPLSWEEDVLQTLAKDQARVQFLSSLVAKKSVVPIASGRQIVQSPTYIVKANIGTPPQPMLMAMDTSSDAAWVPCTGCIGCSSTAFDFAKSTTFKTLGCQAAQCKQVPNPTCGGSACEFNMTYGGSTIAGNLSQDTITLATDPIPNYTFGCLQKTAGSSVPPQGVLGLGRGPLSLLSQSQNLYQSTFSYCLPSIRSPNFSGSLRLGPSGQPVRIKYTPLLKNPRRPSLYYVNLIGIRVGRRIVDIPPSAIAFNPSTGAGTIIDSGTVFTRLVEPAYVAVRDAFRRRVRVANVTSLGGFDTCYSVPINAPTITFMFSGMNVTLPQENLLLHSTAGSITCLAMASAPALNVIANMQQQNHRVVFDVPNSRMGVARERCS, from the exons ATGAAAACCCACTTTTTTCCCCTGGTTTTTCTCCTCATTTTTTCCTTAGCCCAAGGTCTGAACCCCAAATGTGACATCCAAGACCATGGCTCAAACCTGCAAGTGTTCCATGTTTACAGTCCATGCTCACCCTTCAAACCCTCAAAACCACTCTCATGGGAAGAGGATGTGCTGCAAACGCTAGCTAAGGACCAAGCCAGGGTGCAGTTTTTGTCCAGCCTGGTGGCTAAGAAATCTGTGGTGCCTATAGCTTCAGGCAGGCAGATTGTGCAAAGCCCAACTTACATTGTGAAGGCCAATATTGGAACCCCACCTCAGCCCATGCTTATGGCCATGGATACAAGCAGTGATGCTGCTTGGGTGCCTTGCACTGGCTGCATTGGCTGCTCTTCTACTGCTTTTGACTTTGCTAAATCCACCACTTTCAAGACCCTTGGCTGCCAAGCTGCTCAATGCAAGCAG GTACCAAACCCCACTTGCGGCGGAAGCGCGTGCGAATTCAACATGACCTACGGTGGCTCAACCATAGCCGGTAACCTTTCACAGGACACCATAACCTTAGCCACCGACCCAATCCCAAACTACACTTTCGGTTGCCTCCAAAAGACAGCAGGCAGCTCAGTGCCACCACAAGGTGTATTGGGCTTGGGCCGGGGCCCATTATCCCTCCTTTCCCAATCCCAAAATTTGTACCAATCAACATTTTCATATTGCTTGCCTAGCATTAGGTCACCTAACTTTTCTGGGTCATTGAGACTTGGACCAAGTGGGCAACCCGTGAGGATCAAATACACCCCGTTGCTTAAGAACCCTAGGAGGCCCTCACTTTATTACGTCAATTTGATTGGAATTAGGGTTGGAAGAAGGATTGTTGATATCCCACCAAGTGCCATTGCTTTCAATCCTTCCACTGGTGCTGGCACCATTATTGATTCTG GTACCGTCTTCACCCGGCTAGTTGAGCCAGCCTATGTAGCTGTCCGGGACGCATTCCGGAGACGAGTAAGGGTGGCGAACGTGACATCTCTGGGTGGGTTCGACACATGTTACTCGGTCCCAATCAATGCACCGACCATAACATTTATGTTTTCGGGCATGAACGTGACACTGCCACAAGAGAACCTACTGCTCCACAGCACAGCAGGCAGCATCACATGTCTTGCGATGGCATCGGCACCAGCGCTGAATGTGATCGCCAATATGCAGCAGCAGAACCATAGGGTGGTTTTCGATGTGCCAAATTCGAGGATGGGGGTCGCCCGTGAGCGATGTTCGTAA